A genomic region of Vitis vinifera cultivar Pinot Noir 40024 chromosome 7, ASM3070453v1 contains the following coding sequences:
- the LOC100258912 gene encoding squamosa promoter-binding-like protein 1: MEAKIGGEAHHFYGIGTSDLRVVGKRSSEWDSNEWKWDGDLFIASPMNPVPSDYTSQQFFPHGSAIPVTGGSSNSSSSCSDEVNLGIEKRKRELEKRRRVIVVQDDNDETGTLSLKLGGHGHSVSEREVGNWEGTSGKKTKLAGVSSSRAVCQVEDCGADLSKAKDYHRRHKVCEMHSKAGCALVGNDMQRFCQQCSRFHVLQEFDEGKRSCRRRLAGHNKRRRKTHPDAAGNGNSLNDDQASGYLLISLLRILSNMHSNDKSDQTKDQDLLSHLLRSLASYGGTNGSRNISGLLQESQLLNDGISVGNTEVVSALLPNGSQAPPRPIKHLKVPESEILPKGVHADEARVGNMQMTSCGKPGIMFPIKDSLPVYSEVRDSTAGQIKLNNFDLNDIYIDSDDGMEDLERSPVPENLGTGSLECPSWVQQDSHQSSPPQTSGNSDSASAQSPSSSSGEAQSRTDRIVFKLFGKEPNDFPLVLRAQILDWLSHSPTDIESYIRPGCIVLTIYLRLPESTWEELCCDLGSSLSRLLDVSNDTFWRTGWVYIRVQHQIAFIYNGQVVVDMSLPLKTNNYSKILSIKPIAISMSEEAQFLVKGFNLSRPATRLLCALEGKYLVKEATHELMDDIDSVKEHDELQYLNFSCSIPKMTGRGFIEVEDHGLSSSFFPIIVAEKDVCSEICMLESTIEMTDIDEDGCGTGKLETKNQAMDFIHEIGWLLHRSQLKSRLGHLDPNADLFSFKRFKWLMEFSMDRDWCAVVKKLLDIMLDGTVGAGEYPSLKLAFMEMGLLHRAVRRNSRPLVELLLRYVPERVSDVLASDDKSMVEGGRASFLLRPDVVGPAGLTPLHIAAGRDGSEDVLDALTDDPGMVGVEAWKSARDSTGFTPEDYARLRGHYSYIHLVQKKINRRLGNGHVVVDVPSHLSDYSVNQKQNDEATTGFQIERTTLRPIQQQQCKRCNHKVAYGNASRSLLYRPAMLSMVAIAAVCVCVALLFKSSPEVLYVFTPFRWELLDYGTS; encoded by the exons ATGGAGGCTAAAATTGGGGGTGAAGCTCACCATTTCTATGGTATCGGGACTTCTGATTTGCGTGTGGTGGGGAAGAGGAGTTCGGAATGGGATTCGAATGAGTGGAAATGGGATGGTGATCTTTTCATAGCCAGTCCCATGAATCCAGTGCCCTCAGATTACACGAGCCAGCAATTTTTCCCACATGGCTCGGCAATTCCAGTGACTGGGGGTTCCTCTAACAGTTCTTCTTCGTGTTCTGATGAAGTGAATCTTGGaattgagaaaaggaaaagggaatTGGAGAAACGTAGGAGGGTTATCGTTGTCCAAGACGACAATGATGAAACTGGGACTCTTTCTCTAAAGCTTGGTGGGCATGGACATTCGGTTTCTGAAAGGGAGGTGGGAAATTGGGAAGGGACAAGTGGGAAGAAGACCAAATTGGCTGGAGTTAGTTCCAGTCGCGCTGTTTGTCAGGTAGAGGACTGTGGGGCTGATCTAAGCAAAGCCAAGGATTATCACAGACGACATAAGGTCTGTGAGATGCATTCAAAGGCCGGTTGCGCCCTGGTGGGAAATGATATGCAACGATTCTGTCAGCAGTGTAGTAG GTTTCATGTCCTTCAAGAGTTTGATGAGGGGAAAAGGAGTTGTCGGAGACGTTTAGCTGGCCATAATAAACGGAGGAGGAAGACACATCCAGATGCTGCCGGTAATGGAAATTCCTTGAATGATGATCAGGCTAGTGGTTATCTCTTGATAAGTTTACTGAGGATACTTTCCAACATGCATT CCAATGATAAATCAGATCAGACTAAGGATCAGGATCTGCTGTCCCATCTTTTAAGAAGCCTTGCCAGCTATGGTGGTACAAATGGGAGTAGAAACATATCAGGGCTCCTTCAGGAATCTCAACTGCTGAATGATGGGATTTCTGTTGGAAATACAGAAGTGGTTTCGGCTCTGCTCCCAAATGGTTCTCAAGCTCCCCCACGGCCTATTAAACATCTCAAGGTACCTGAATCTGAAATTCTGCCTAAAGGGGTACATGCAGATGAAGCTAGGGTTGGAAATATGCAAATGACTTCTTGTGGAAAGCCTGGGATTATGTTCCCTATTAAAGACAGTCTGCCAGTTTACTCAGAAGTGAGAGACAGTACTGCAGGGCAGATCAAgttgaataattttgatttgaatGACATATATATTGATTCAGATGATGGCATGGAAGATCTGGAGAGATCGCCTGTCCCTGAGAATCTGGGGACTGGTTCTCTTGAATGTCCCTCATGGGTACAACAAGACTCTCATCAATCAAGTCCACCTCAGACAAGTGGCAATTCTGATTCAGCATCTGCCCAGTCACCTTCTAGTTCCAGTGGAGAGGCTCAG AGCCGCACCGATCGGATTGTTTTCAAACTATTTGGGAAAGAACCAAATGATTTTCCTCTTGTTCTGCGAGCACAG ATTCTTGACTGGTTATCTCATAGTCCTACTGACATTGAGAGCTACATTAGGCCTGGTTGTATTGTTCTAACAATTTATCTTCGTCTACCTGAGTCCACATGGGAGGAG CTTTGCTGTGATCTGGGTTCCAGTTTGAGTAGGCTTCTGGATGTCTCAAATGATACTTTCTGGAGAACTGGATGGGTGTATATTAGAGTGCAGCATCAAATAGCATTTATCTACAACG GTCAGGTTGTTGTAGACATGTCCTTACCTCTCAAGACTAATAATTATAGCAAAATTTTAAGCATCAAACCTATTGCAATATCTATGTCTGAGGAAGCTCAATTTTTGGTTAAAGGCTTTAACCTGTCTCGGCCAGCCACAAG GTTACTCTGTGCACTAGAAGGAAAGTATCTTGTTAAGGAAGCAACTCATGAGTTAATGGATGATATTGATAGTGTGAAGGAGCATGATGAGCTCCAGTATCTCAACTTCTCTTGCTCTATTCCCAAAATGACTGGAAGAGGATTCATTGAG GTTGAAGATCACGGTCTCAGCAGCAGCTTCTTTCCCATTATAGTTGCAGAGAAGGATGTTTGTTCAGAGATCTGTATGCTTGAGAGTACGATAGAGATGACTGACATTGATGAAGATGGCTGTGGGACTGGAAAATTGGAAACCAAGAATCAAGCTATGGACTTTATACATGAAATTGGTTGGCTTCTTCATAGAAGTCAATTAAAGTCCAGATTGGGTCACTTGGATCCTAACGCAgaccttttttctttcaaacgGTTCAAGTGGCTGATGGAGTTCTCCATGGACCGTGATTGGTGTGCTGTTGTCAAGAAACTCTTAGACATCATGCTTGATGGTACTGTGGGTGCAGGAGAGTACCCTTCCTTGAAGCTTGCATTCATGGAGATGGGTCTTCTTCACAGAGCTGTACGAAGAAATTCTAGGCCTCTGGTGGAACTCCTGTTGAGATACGTCCCTGAGAGAGTTTCTGATGTACTAGCATCTGATGATAAGTCAATGGTTGAGGGAGGCCGTGCAAGCTTCTTGCTTAGGCCTGATGTGGTAGGACCTGCTGGTTTGACACCTCTCCACATTGCAGCTGGTAGGGATGGTTCCGAAGATGTATTGGATGCATTGACTGATGATCCTGGAATG GTGGGAGTTGAAGCATGGAAGAGTGCTCGTGACAGCACAGGTTTCACTCCTGAAGATTATGCTCGTTTACGAGGGCACTACTCATACATCCACCTGGTCCAGAAGAAGATCAACAGAAGACTAGGAAATGGGCATGTGGTAGTTGACGTGCCTAGCCATCTCTCAGATTACAGTGTGAACCAGAAGCAAAACGATGAGGCAACTACCGGCTTCCAGATTGAAAGGACCACATTGAGACCCATTCAACAGCAGCAGTGCAAGCGTTGCAATCACAAGGTGGCTTATGGAAATGCCAGCAGATCTCTGTTATACAGGCCTGCAATGCTTTCAATGGTGGCCATAGCTGCAGTCTGTGTCTGTGTAGCACTTCTCTTTAAAAGCTCACCTGAAGTTCTATACGTGTTTACTCCCTTCCGGTGGGAATTGTTGGACTATGGCACAAGCTGA